From a single Caloramator mitchellensis genomic region:
- the clpP gene encoding ATP-dependent Clp endopeptidase proteolytic subunit ClpP, with protein MSLVPIVVEQTSRGERSYDIYSRLLKERIIFLGDEINDQTANLVIAQLLFLESEDPDKDIYLYINSPGGVISSGLAIYDTMQYIKPDVSTICVGMAASMAAVLLAAGAKGKRFALPNSEIMIHQPLGGAKGQATDIAIQAEHILKLKKRLNEILSEKTGQPIERIEKDTDRDNFMSAIEAKEYGLIDDVITKKINK; from the coding sequence ATGAGTTTGGTTCCAATTGTTGTTGAGCAAACAAGTAGAGGAGAAAGGTCCTATGATATTTATTCAAGGCTCTTAAAAGAGAGAATAATATTCTTAGGGGATGAGATAAACGACCAGACAGCAAATCTTGTGATTGCACAGCTTCTTTTTTTAGAATCAGAAGATCCAGATAAGGATATCTATTTATATATAAACAGCCCAGGTGGGGTAATCTCTTCAGGTCTTGCGATATATGATACTATGCAGTATATAAAGCCAGATGTTTCAACGATATGCGTTGGTATGGCAGCTTCAATGGCAGCAGTATTATTAGCTGCAGGAGCAAAGGGAAAAAGATTTGCACTTCCAAACAGCGAAATAATGATACACCAGCCTCTCGGAGGAGCTAAAGGTCAGGCAACGGATATTGCAATTCAGGCTGAACATATATTAAAATTAAAGAAGAGATTGAATGAAATATTGAGCGAAAAGACAGGTCAGCCAATAGAGAGAATTGAAAAGGATACAGACAGAGATAACTTCATGTCAGCAATTGAAGCTAAAGAATATGGACTAATAGACGATGTAATAACAAAGAAGATTAATAAATAG
- the tig gene encoding trigger factor, producing MNTKVEKIENNVVKIEVTVPAETFKAAMKKSYEKNAARFSVPGFRKGKAPMSVIEKYYGEGVFYEDAINFAVEETYPKAIEENNITPVDYPELDVIQIGKDIDLIYSAKVTVKPEVKLGQYKGVEASKISYLVTDEDVESEINMLKEKNARIITKENGTIEKGDTAVIDFEGFIDGTPFEGGKGENYELVIGSGTFIPGFEDQLVGAKTGETVDVNVTFPEDYHAEELKGKPALFKVTVHEIKAKEYPVVDDEFAKEVSEFDTLDELKADLRKKLEEQNGERAKREFEDQVIAKVVESSEVEIPEAMVNQEIDYMIKDMDYRLRYQGLNIDQYTQMMGITMDHLRSDLKEMATSRVKTGLVLEAIAKAENITATEEEINERAEEIAKRYGTKDVEKMKSAILESQRTLIAEEIVNNKVIDLVVKKSNIIG from the coding sequence ATGAACACAAAAGTAGAAAAAATAGAAAACAATGTAGTAAAGATTGAGGTTACTGTTCCTGCTGAAACTTTTAAGGCTGCTATGAAAAAGTCATATGAAAAGAATGCTGCAAGGTTTAGCGTTCCAGGATTCAGAAAGGGTAAGGCACCAATGTCCGTAATTGAAAAATACTACGGTGAAGGCGTTTTTTATGAAGATGCTATAAATTTTGCAGTAGAAGAAACATATCCAAAAGCGATTGAAGAAAACAACATAACACCTGTAGATTATCCAGAGCTTGATGTAATCCAAATTGGAAAGGATATCGACTTAATATACAGTGCAAAGGTTACAGTTAAGCCAGAAGTTAAGCTTGGACAATACAAGGGAGTTGAAGCTTCAAAAATAAGCTACCTTGTTACTGACGAAGATGTTGAGTCTGAAATAAATATGTTGAAGGAAAAAAATGCTAGAATTATAACTAAAGAAAATGGAACAATAGAAAAAGGAGATACTGCAGTTATCGACTTTGAAGGATTTATAGATGGAACACCATTTGAAGGTGGAAAGGGAGAAAACTATGAACTTGTAATAGGTTCAGGAACATTTATTCCAGGATTTGAAGACCAGCTAGTTGGTGCAAAAACTGGTGAAACAGTTGATGTAAATGTTACTTTCCCAGAAGATTATCATGCAGAAGAATTAAAGGGAAAACCAGCATTATTTAAGGTTACTGTTCATGAAATTAAAGCAAAAGAATATCCAGTTGTAGATGACGAATTTGCAAAGGAAGTATCAGAATTTGATACACTTGATGAATTAAAGGCTGATTTAAGAAAGAAGCTTGAAGAACAAAACGGTGAAAGAGCAAAAAGAGAATTTGAAGACCAAGTTATAGCTAAGGTTGTTGAATCATCAGAGGTCGAAATTCCTGAAGCTATGGTTAATCAAGAAATAGATTACATGATTAAGGATATGGACTATAGATTAAGATATCAAGGTCTTAACATAGACCAGTATACTCAAATGATGGGAATAACGATGGACCATTTAAGAAGTGACTTAAAGGAAATGGCTACAAGCAGAGTTAAGACCGGTCTTGTATTAGAAGCAATTGCAAAGGCTGAAAACATAACTGCAACAGAGGAAGAAATAAACGAAAGAGCTGAAGAAATAGCAAAGAGATATGGAACTAAGGACGTTGAAAAGATGAAGAGTGCTATATTGGAATCACAAAGAACACTTATTGCTGAAGAAATAGTTAATAACAAGGTTATCGACCTTGTTGTAAAGAAAAGCAATATAATAGGCTAA
- a CDS encoding ComEC/Rec2 family competence protein gives MKKFLKLFLVLLILLGTISCNQIDTNIIKVDLRGKLIFYTIDVGQGDGLLIRTPNENFVLIDAGSEKEEGKFIDFLDKNDIFKIDYVIATHPHEDHIGNIDYVINNYDVKKVYMPKVTANTKTFEKLMEAIKSKNLKITTAKAGQSFEVDGVRFDFLAPNKDRYEDLNNYSAVLKVTYNNNTMLLMGDAEKLSEGEIIKKYDVKADIIKIGHHGSVSSTGKSFIKKVSPKYAVISCGRDNDYGHPHKETLEILNSLGINILRTDESGTIIFAMDGQNIELLK, from the coding sequence ATGAAAAAATTTTTAAAATTATTTTTGGTTTTATTAATTTTATTAGGAACCATATCCTGTAATCAAATCGATACAAATATAATAAAAGTTGACCTTAGAGGGAAACTTATTTTTTATACAATTGACGTTGGTCAGGGGGATGGGCTCCTTATCAGAACGCCTAATGAAAACTTTGTGCTAATAGATGCAGGTTCTGAAAAGGAAGAAGGGAAATTTATCGATTTTTTGGATAAAAATGATATTTTTAAAATAGATTATGTCATTGCTACTCATCCTCACGAGGATCATATTGGAAATATTGATTATGTAATTAATAATTATGATGTCAAAAAGGTATACATGCCAAAGGTAACTGCAAATACTAAAACTTTTGAGAAGCTTATGGAGGCGATTAAGTCTAAGAACCTAAAGATTACGACTGCTAAGGCAGGTCAGAGTTTTGAAGTTGATGGAGTAAGGTTTGATTTTTTAGCTCCAAACAAAGATAGATACGAGGATTTAAACAACTATAGTGCAGTATTGAAGGTTACCTATAACAACAATACGATGCTGCTAATGGGTGATGCAGAAAAGTTATCAGAAGGTGAAATAATAAAAAAATACGATGTAAAGGCAGACATAATAAAAATAGGTCATCATGGAAGCGTATCTTCAACAGGGAAAAGTTTTATCAAAAAGGTAAGCCCTAAGTATGCTGTGATATCATGCGGTAGGGATAACGATTATGGGCATCCTCATAAAGAAACTTTAGAAATTTTAAATTCATTAGGAATAAATATTCTAAGGACGGATGAAAGTGGAACGATAATATTTGCTATGGATGGGCAGAATATTGAATTGCTAAAATGA
- a CDS encoding metallophosphoesterase family protein, with protein MRIGIVSDTHKNLFMLDKAIKLMGDIDLLIHLGDCKEDLIKINTKYNLDYEAVLGNNDFLREGESEKLIVLKGKKILLTHGHKYNVYFGLDRLYYRAAELEADVVLYGHTHVQHIEWINNILFINPGSTSLPRDRNPGCIKMTILDNGEVDIEPIRFEY; from the coding sequence TTGAGGATAGGAATTGTTAGTGATACGCATAAAAATTTGTTTATGCTGGATAAAGCAATTAAACTAATGGGCGATATTGATTTGTTAATTCACCTTGGGGACTGCAAAGAGGATTTGATAAAGATAAATACCAAATATAATTTAGATTATGAAGCGGTATTAGGGAATAACGATTTTTTAAGAGAAGGCGAAAGTGAAAAGTTAATAGTTCTAAAGGGTAAGAAAATACTATTAACCCACGGCCATAAATACAATGTCTATTTTGGGCTAGATAGGCTATATTATAGAGCTGCAGAACTTGAAGCCGATGTTGTTCTATATGGACACACTCACGTTCAACATATAGAATGGATAAACAACATATTATTCATAAACCCGGGCAGCACATCACTTCCAAGGGATAGAAATCCGGGCTGCATAAAGATGACAATTCTAGACAATGGGGAAGTAGATATAGAGCCTATTAGATTTGAATATTAA
- a CDS encoding XTP/dITP diphosphatase, whose protein sequence is MDRLILASNNKHKVDEIKVILKQFNIDVLSLEEAGIDVEVEEDGRTFEENAMKKAVEICKITNLPVIADDSGLEVFALNGEPGVYSARYSGEHGNYKKNNEKLLKELSNIPEEERSARFVTVIAFVSPEGEKFTARGEVLGKIAFEEKGSNGFGYDPLFIYPELNKTFAELSSEEKNKISHRKRALDNFIRIFEEKVIRGKDIEDRNC, encoded by the coding sequence ATGGACAGGTTGATTTTAGCCAGCAATAACAAACACAAGGTTGATGAAATTAAGGTAATTCTAAAGCAATTTAATATAGATGTATTGTCATTAGAAGAAGCAGGAATAGATGTTGAAGTTGAGGAGGATGGAAGGACATTCGAGGAGAATGCAATGAAAAAGGCAGTTGAAATTTGCAAAATTACGAACCTACCTGTGATCGCAGATGATTCTGGATTAGAAGTTTTTGCATTAAACGGAGAGCCTGGAGTTTATTCTGCAAGGTATAGCGGAGAGCATGGAAATTATAAAAAGAATAATGAAAAACTATTAAAAGAGCTCTCAAATATTCCTGAGGAGGAGAGAAGTGCAAGATTTGTTACTGTAATTGCGTTCGTATCACCTGAGGGCGAAAAATTTACTGCAAGGGGAGAGGTTTTAGGCAAAATAGCATTTGAAGAAAAGGGCAGCAATGGTTTTGGATATGACCCACTGTTTATATATCCAGAATTAAACAAAACATTTGCAGAGCTATCATCCGAGGAAAAAAATAAAATAAGCCATAGGAAAAGAGCACTTGATAATTTTATTAGAATATTTGAGGAAAAGGTAATCAGGGGGAAGGACATTGAGGATAGGAATTGTTAG
- the rph gene encoding ribonuclease PH produces MRIDGRENLILRPIKITRNYIKHAEGSVLIEFGDTKVICTASIDDKVPPFLKGTGEGWITCEYGMLPRSTNDRKPREAAKGKIDGRTAEIQRLIGRALRSIVDLTKLGEKTIWIDCDVIQADGGTRTASITGAFIALVDAINKIDAQEKFAVYPIRSFVAAVSVGIVDDEILLDLCYQEDSNAKVDMNVVMTDKGEFVEIQGTGEDSPFTKEQMFELIEAAEKGIKELINLQRNTLKEGAARIGEEEIIDENGQVDFSQQ; encoded by the coding sequence ATGAGAATTGATGGTAGGGAAAATTTAATCTTAAGACCAATTAAAATTACAAGAAACTACATAAAACACGCAGAGGGCTCAGTTTTAATAGAATTTGGTGATACAAAGGTCATTTGCACTGCATCAATCGACGATAAGGTTCCGCCGTTTTTAAAGGGAACAGGAGAAGGATGGATAACCTGCGAATATGGCATGCTGCCAAGGTCAACAAACGATAGAAAACCAAGGGAGGCAGCAAAGGGAAAAATAGACGGAAGAACAGCAGAGATTCAAAGGCTTATAGGGAGAGCTTTAAGGTCTATTGTTGACCTTACAAAACTTGGAGAAAAAACAATATGGATTGATTGCGATGTCATACAGGCAGATGGAGGGACAAGAACAGCCTCAATAACTGGCGCATTTATTGCTCTTGTGGATGCCATAAACAAGATTGATGCACAGGAAAAGTTTGCAGTTTATCCAATAAGAAGCTTTGTTGCTGCCGTTAGCGTTGGAATAGTAGATGATGAGATTTTGCTTGATTTATGCTACCAGGAGGATTCGAATGCCAAGGTAGACATGAACGTTGTTATGACAGACAAGGGAGAATTTGTTGAGATTCAGGGAACGGGTGAGGATTCACCGTTTACAAAGGAACAAATGTTTGAATTAATTGAGGCTGCTGAAAAGGGAATAAAGGAGCTTATAAACTTACAAAGGAATACACTTAAAGAAGGAGCAGCAAGAATAGGCGAGGAGGAAATAATTGATGAAAATGGACAGGTTGATTTTAGCCAGCAATAA